Proteins encoded in a region of the Nitrospirota bacterium genome:
- a CDS encoding dodecin family protein, translating into MSVAKITELSSESPKSFEDAIQSGIARASKTLRGIKSAWVKEQHVVIDNGKVALYRVHLKVTFLLD; encoded by the coding sequence ATGTCCGTCGCCAAAATCACCGAGCTGAGTTCGGAATCGCCAAAAAGTTTCGAGGATGCCATTCAGAGCGGGATCGCCCGGGCATCCAAAACCCTGCGCGGCATCAAGTCGGCTTGGGTGAAGGAGCAACATGTGGTGATCGACAATGGTAAGGTCGCCCTGTATCGCGTGCATCTGAAGGTGACGTTCCTGCTGGATTGA
- a CDS encoding NAD(P)H-dependent oxidoreductase — protein MAKRITIIQGHPDAQARHFCHALADEYARGAEDGGHEVRCIEVATLDVPLLRTKADFEKGTPPEAIKQAQEAIRWANHLVIIYPLWLGSMPALLKVFFEQVLRPGFAFEYQKSGGMAKKLLTGRSARIVVTMGMPAFVYRWIFFAHSLKSLRRNILWFCGIGPIRSTLIGSIEGIDETQRLEWLDEMRGLGEAGK, from the coding sequence ATGGCGAAACGTATCACGATCATTCAAGGTCATCCCGACGCGCAGGCGCGCCATTTTTGCCATGCGTTGGCGGACGAGTATGCGAGGGGTGCGGAAGACGGCGGTCACGAAGTCCGGTGTATCGAAGTCGCTACGTTGGATGTTCCCCTTCTGCGAACGAAGGCAGACTTTGAGAAGGGAACACCGCCGGAAGCCATCAAGCAAGCCCAGGAGGCGATCAGGTGGGCGAACCATCTCGTCATCATTTATCCCCTCTGGCTCGGGTCGATGCCAGCGCTGCTCAAAGTGTTTTTCGAACAGGTCTTGCGCCCGGGCTTTGCGTTTGAATATCAGAAGTCCGGCGGGATGGCGAAGAAGCTGCTCACTGGCAGGTCCGCAAGAATCGTGGTGACGATGGGCATGCCGGCCTTCGTCTACCGCTGGATTTTCTTTGCGCACAGCCTCAAGAGCCTCCGGCGCAACATCCTCTGGTTCTGCGGTATCGGGCCGATCCGGTCGACGCTCATCGGTTCTATCGAAGGGATAGACGAGACGCAGCGGTTGGAATGGCTGGATGAGATGCGGGGGCTGGGGGAGGCGGGGAAGTAG
- a CDS encoding tetratricopeptide repeat protein, which produces MAAWLLLLVPLSSQSPAWSLSHAVPVQQMSTAKTLTGDELLRIGEVHDHQHHFPETLTYYQLALSTFREHQQARGVATALVKIAQVYERQGKIQDADAALQEALPLFARSSDRTAHARALLVRGRVSARLGRLDNARASFSLAITLFERTNDRQGWNESLVQLGLLDVGDGIPEPGLSLLQQAWQDARTRQNRGQQLAAVVALGHAHWLLDRTKDARRYYDEGLRLAEVEQNMTIEAMLRLRLAHVDGEEGRLTEGIALGKRAVFLSQTLRDAATEATALSLLADLYRKMGWSAEAEESTQRALSIYRSRQILVHGAR; this is translated from the coding sequence ATGGCTGCCTGGCTTCTGCTGCTCGTTCCACTGTCGAGCCAGAGTCCTGCCTGGTCTCTTTCCCACGCTGTGCCTGTTCAGCAAATGTCTACGGCCAAAACGCTCACGGGCGACGAATTACTCCGCATCGGCGAGGTCCACGACCACCAGCATCACTTTCCTGAAACGCTGACCTACTATCAGCTCGCGTTGTCGACCTTTCGGGAGCACCAGCAGGCCCGCGGCGTGGCCACCGCCTTGGTGAAAATCGCACAGGTGTATGAACGGCAAGGCAAGATCCAGGATGCCGACGCGGCGCTCCAAGAGGCCCTTCCTCTTTTTGCCAGGTCATCCGACCGGACCGCTCATGCGCGGGCGTTACTGGTCAGGGGGCGCGTCTCGGCCCGGCTTGGACGCCTCGACAACGCTCGTGCATCGTTCAGCCTGGCGATCACCCTGTTCGAACGTACGAACGATCGACAGGGATGGAACGAATCGTTGGTGCAGCTGGGCCTGCTCGATGTCGGTGACGGAATACCCGAGCCAGGACTGTCGTTGCTGCAACAGGCGTGGCAAGACGCGCGCACCCGACAGAATCGCGGTCAGCAACTTGCGGCGGTCGTGGCACTGGGGCACGCGCACTGGCTGCTGGATCGAACGAAAGATGCGCGGCGGTATTACGACGAGGGCCTTCGCCTGGCTGAAGTCGAACAGAATATGACGATCGAAGCGATGCTGCGGCTCCGGCTTGCGCATGTGGATGGTGAGGAGGGACGGCTGACCGAAGGCATCGCATTGGGGAAACGCGCAGTCTTTCTCTCTCAAACCTTGCGCGATGCCGCGACGGAGGCGACCGCGTTGTCTCTGTTGGCCGATCTCTATCGGAAAATGGGATGGAGTGCCGAAGCAGAGGAATCGACACAGCGCGCGCTGTCGATCTATCGCAGCCGTCAGATCCTCGTGCACGGCGCCCGTTAA
- a CDS encoding AsmA-like C-terminal region-containing protein produces the protein MSLLRKLLLFSLVLFVFFASLLLYVQTRHGFRHAVVPLAAKLTGAKLEVQDGWLSLLGALEVDGLVYEDPASGISFDAERIALRARPWSFIEEGVPRIDDLELKGANLRIALRPGPVEAPVQEPEGESSETFHLIPVAIERARFEDVTVTVDQGDRRITGQVAAALDRLGPGRKGSITLQTGMLLERGAGTQDLSGSMDLTLAVDVGPGGTPIKWDGASRVLARIGRGSLESTDPEVINLEQILTGEYEHAAQSLRAASNVAISRAGTSLGTVELTASREGAKRPAVTDVSLNVEGVTGDLVNRFLRETAATQVQAGKFDAKIKVQVEGTRTSVRGDVLGSGVRLRLADREASPPVDVSLRQVGSFDSATTDLAIETFTLTIGDRAKTLLSGALDRPVLLHLDRTKGKTSSADTGAAPAVWSLRLSPSEIRELRPWLALSGGGPLTEVAAGTFGGALVVSMYEQGAIVDVAGRLEATDVMLQGEGRGRAGLMGPLGVVAEVKSRLTGMQLLKLDPLTANVSLKGKPVAALHATGAWRFADPTGLTALKSTVTLTGLPGETLNPLLSLWSETRIGRAKIDGHADVAVNNDHARWVVDISGEEIQLRLPEAATDMPPLDLLIKQAGEFDRAEQQLRLDRLSIQLVERRRPVVTLSLDKPLSLSFAQAKKGDGSQAGGSAEPITLGLRVNRLGLHQLRPWVVLAGSQALASVRGGALDADLQVHISGTDDAAVAGRLDLEDVTFERGASASVTLGTEVRASVVGRSRVTVDSWAVRALAGKTVLGEARLTGSADFGGATDLRLDLAASDLSEFVGRLGLLTERRQELISGGTLKGDVRLVTAGPAKPVTVKAALRSTDLIMRLNKTQQLTRSLGLQADIEVDADRTLAQLQRLEVSVESAGAKAGILTANGRWPLADTGSTTPAGAVSVTVKEWDSGPFVDFFGILPGRVSGPLPLTGELIVSQEAGGKVLAVKGKETIGPVTAAVNGGAPESATIQLEQDMARSGDEIRVAVLSLTAERPKGRADRAAMNGNLRMGAQPRLQLRGSVDAFNADWYAALTAPPSDQASIGKTSGKSNDAKDTGVGLGVPLDLDVDLAIGSVIYQTLEIGKGRLVAKGDGQKMQATLEPTGLAGGSVQGTVTIALKGGQPDIGWDAKGEALDLGVLTKAASGEPEPRMTGRGTFTTSGTGRGQGEALRQSLSGTVAFDVADGQFVKSPLLEFLAKQTHIDEFRALGFRTVHGELQIKDGWVHLNQARVVGQAAALEAGGKIGLDGRLDVYVEPKIGPTISDHVTIPCLNQLTKTADGFTVLPVAVTVQGTAEKPAYGVQMTGGNMVGRQVGALVGTVADLLTGCQGGAAAQKATEEALGAINDTAKDLIKDLFGGKKKR, from the coding sequence ATGTCTCTGCTGAGAAAGCTCCTGCTCTTCTCCCTGGTCCTGTTCGTCTTCTTCGCAAGCCTGCTCTTGTATGTGCAGACGCGGCATGGGTTTCGTCACGCCGTCGTCCCGCTCGCGGCGAAACTGACTGGAGCGAAGCTGGAGGTCCAGGACGGGTGGCTTTCTTTGCTGGGGGCGCTCGAAGTGGACGGGCTTGTCTACGAGGATCCGGCATCGGGAATCTCGTTCGATGCGGAGCGGATCGCCCTTCGCGCGAGGCCTTGGTCGTTCATCGAGGAGGGTGTGCCCCGAATCGACGACCTGGAGTTGAAGGGGGCGAACCTTCGGATTGCCCTTCGGCCAGGACCGGTCGAGGCGCCGGTTCAGGAACCGGAGGGAGAGTCTTCTGAGACGTTCCACTTGATCCCGGTCGCAATCGAGCGCGCGCGATTCGAGGATGTGACTGTGACAGTGGATCAGGGCGACCGCCGGATCACGGGGCAGGTTGCTGCGGCACTGGATCGGCTGGGGCCAGGCCGGAAGGGGAGCATCACGCTTCAGACCGGCATGTTGCTGGAGCGTGGCGCCGGGACGCAGGACCTGTCCGGCAGCATGGACCTGACCCTCGCCGTGGACGTCGGTCCCGGAGGGACGCCGATCAAATGGGACGGAGCAAGCAGGGTCCTTGCTCGAATTGGCCGAGGCTCGCTTGAGTCGACCGATCCTGAAGTCATCAACCTTGAGCAAATCCTCACAGGTGAGTACGAACATGCCGCGCAAAGTTTACGGGCCGCGTCCAACGTCGCAATCAGCAGGGCCGGAACCTCACTGGGCACGGTCGAGCTCACAGCTTCAAGGGAGGGGGCGAAACGTCCGGCTGTGACGGACGTCTCGTTGAACGTGGAGGGTGTTACAGGCGATCTGGTGAATCGCTTTTTACGTGAGACTGCTGCGACCCAGGTGCAGGCAGGAAAGTTCGACGCCAAGATAAAGGTGCAGGTTGAGGGGACGCGGACGTCGGTTCGAGGGGATGTGCTTGGATCAGGCGTCCGGCTCCGATTGGCCGACCGGGAGGCAAGCCCGCCGGTCGATGTCTCGTTACGGCAGGTCGGATCGTTCGATTCTGCCACCACAGACCTGGCCATCGAGACGTTTACGCTTACCATCGGCGACCGTGCGAAGACTCTCTTGTCCGGAGCGCTGGACCGTCCGGTCTTGCTCCATCTGGATCGGACGAAGGGAAAGACTTCGTCGGCAGACACCGGTGCAGCGCCGGCGGTCTGGTCTCTGCGGTTGAGCCCATCGGAAATCCGCGAGCTGCGTCCTTGGCTGGCGCTGTCGGGCGGCGGTCCGTTGACGGAAGTCGCGGCGGGCACATTCGGTGGCGCGCTCGTGGTCTCGATGTACGAGCAAGGGGCAATTGTGGATGTGGCCGGTCGGCTGGAAGCGACTGACGTGATGCTGCAGGGCGAGGGGAGGGGACGGGCCGGCCTCATGGGACCGTTGGGGGTCGTCGCCGAGGTGAAGTCCCGACTGACCGGCATGCAGTTGCTCAAACTGGATCCATTGACGGCCAACGTGAGCCTGAAGGGCAAGCCAGTCGCCGCTCTGCATGCAACCGGCGCATGGCGGTTCGCTGATCCGACGGGGCTTACTGCATTGAAGAGTACCGTGACGCTCACCGGGTTGCCCGGGGAGACGCTCAATCCGTTACTGAGTCTGTGGAGCGAGACTAGAATCGGCAGGGCGAAGATCGACGGTCATGCCGACGTCGCGGTCAACAACGACCATGCCCGATGGGTCGTTGACATCAGCGGCGAGGAGATTCAACTGCGCCTGCCGGAGGCGGCGACTGACATGCCCCCGCTGGACTTGCTGATCAAACAGGCCGGCGAGTTCGACCGGGCGGAGCAGCAACTGCGGCTGGATCGACTGAGCATCCAGCTTGTCGAACGTCGTCGGCCGGTCGTCACGCTGTCGCTCGACAAGCCACTCTCGCTGAGTTTCGCGCAGGCCAAAAAAGGGGACGGTTCGCAAGCAGGCGGATCTGCTGAGCCGATCACGCTGGGGCTCCGAGTTAATCGTCTGGGCCTTCATCAACTCCGTCCATGGGTGGTACTGGCGGGAAGTCAGGCCCTGGCGTCGGTTCGAGGCGGCGCGTTGGACGCAGACTTGCAAGTTCACATCAGCGGGACCGATGACGCCGCGGTCGCCGGTCGTTTGGATCTGGAAGATGTCACGTTCGAACGTGGCGCGAGCGCATCGGTCACGCTGGGCACCGAAGTTCGTGCATCGGTCGTGGGCCGGTCACGTGTCACCGTGGATTCATGGGCGGTGCGGGCATTGGCCGGGAAGACGGTCCTCGGAGAGGCGCGCCTGACCGGATCGGCCGACTTCGGCGGCGCGACAGACCTCCGGCTGGATCTCGCCGCCAGCGATCTGAGTGAATTCGTCGGTCGGCTCGGGCTCTTGACGGAGCGGCGACAGGAGCTGATTTCAGGCGGCACACTCAAAGGCGACGTGCGGCTGGTCACGGCGGGTCCGGCGAAGCCCGTGACCGTCAAGGCCGCGCTCCGATCGACAGACCTGATCATGCGGCTGAACAAAACGCAGCAATTGACTCGATCGCTCGGGCTGCAGGCTGATATCGAAGTGGACGCGGACCGGACCCTGGCGCAACTCCAGCGTCTGGAGGTTAGCGTAGAGTCCGCCGGCGCCAAGGCCGGGATTCTGACGGCGAACGGGCGGTGGCCGCTCGCAGACACAGGATCGACGACGCCAGCCGGCGCGGTGAGCGTGACGGTGAAGGAATGGGATAGCGGACCGTTCGTGGATTTCTTCGGCATCTTGCCCGGTCGCGTGTCCGGGCCGTTGCCCTTGACCGGAGAACTGATCGTCTCGCAGGAGGCAGGCGGTAAGGTGCTTGCCGTGAAGGGGAAAGAGACGATTGGACCGGTCACTGCCGCGGTGAATGGCGGTGCCCCTGAGTCGGCCACGATACAACTGGAACAGGACATGGCCCGAAGCGGCGACGAGATCAGAGTGGCGGTGCTCTCGCTCACCGCGGAGCGGCCGAAAGGACGGGCTGACCGGGCGGCGATGAATGGGAATCTCCGTATGGGTGCGCAACCCCGCCTGCAACTTCGCGGGAGCGTGGACGCATTCAATGCCGATTGGTATGCCGCCTTGACGGCCCCGCCTTCAGACCAGGCATCGATCGGCAAGACTTCCGGCAAGTCAAATGACGCGAAGGACACAGGAGTCGGCCTCGGCGTGCCGTTAGACCTCGACGTCGACCTGGCCATCGGGTCCGTGATCTATCAAACGCTCGAGATCGGCAAGGGGCGCCTCGTCGCCAAGGGGGACGGGCAGAAGATGCAGGCGACGCTGGAGCCGACCGGCCTTGCAGGAGGATCGGTGCAAGGGACTGTCACGATCGCTCTGAAGGGCGGGCAGCCGGACATCGGCTGGGACGCGAAGGGAGAGGCCTTGGATCTCGGCGTCCTCACGAAGGCCGCGTCGGGGGAGCCAGAGCCGCGGATGACCGGTCGTGGCACGTTCACGACCTCGGGAACTGGTCGAGGCCAGGGTGAGGCGTTACGGCAGAGTCTCAGCGGTACCGTGGCGTTCGACGTGGCCGACGGCCAATTCGTCAAGTCGCCTCTTCTGGAGTTCCTCGCGAAGCAGACCCATATCGACGAATTTAGAGCATTGGGGTTCCGGACGGTGCATGGGGAACTGCAGATCAAGGATGGGTGGGTACATCTGAATCAGGCCCGCGTGGTTGGCCAGGCCGCCGCCCTGGAGGCGGGCGGGAAAATCGGGCTGGACGGTCGACTTGACGTGTATGTCGAGCCGAAGATCGGGCCGACCATCTCCGATCACGTCACCATTCCCTGCCTGAACCAGCTGACGAAAACCGCGGACGGCTTCACGGTGTTGCCGGTTGCCGTGACGGTCCAGGGGACGGCAGAGAAACCGGCCTACGGAGTACAGATGACGGGCGGCAACATGGTTGGACGGCAGGTCGGGGCGCTGGTCGGGACCGTGGCAGACCTGCTCACCGGTTGCCAGGGCGGCGCAGCCGCACAGAAGGCGACGGAGGAAGCCCTAGGGGCCATCAATGACACGGCGAAGGATCTCATCAAGGATTTGTTCGGCGGTAAGAAGAAGCGGTGA
- a CDS encoding HEAT repeat domain-containing protein, with translation MSRYHRPRKHQFVFASLFMTVGALLIGIAPDVSQARKELLTSVEKEQMRRTETIYLEVIALTLRGAIDSAPVTKAATARLEQLGYRVIPEAGQPAEDVTVKVKCEEAKTWEGTGRSGGDADMVDAAMRLWKGPACQVSYRFGSRTSNWRHEVRAEFSDAQEAAKKAGQPDSGAYAVAALSEQIRKDTFPFLLAAELGQSSRLVPALDAASTTSGQKVTLIDLLGNMMSIETIPRLIAALKDPDPAIVHAAATALGTIGHEDGIPPLLSLYKSSTPEQHRAAAVGLGRLAPLHPNSDIVPTLLGTLLQEPVPTQIILVRALSKTTDRRALDPLRSLNRSILTQARNDTSPELKELKATIRTALDQLYGPHTEE, from the coding sequence ATGTCTCGCTATCATCGCCCACGCAAGCACCAGTTCGTATTCGCCAGCCTCTTCATGACGGTCGGAGCGCTGTTGATTGGAATCGCGCCGGATGTCAGCCAGGCACGCAAGGAACTGCTCACGTCCGTGGAGAAGGAGCAGATGCGTCGGACGGAAACGATCTACCTGGAAGTCATCGCCCTCACGCTCCGTGGCGCCATTGACTCCGCACCCGTGACGAAGGCCGCAACTGCGCGCCTCGAACAACTCGGCTACCGGGTCATCCCTGAAGCAGGACAGCCCGCGGAGGACGTCACCGTCAAGGTTAAATGCGAAGAGGCGAAAACCTGGGAGGGAACCGGGCGCTCAGGCGGCGATGCCGATATGGTCGACGCGGCCATGCGCCTCTGGAAGGGCCCGGCCTGTCAAGTTTCCTATCGCTTCGGGAGCCGGACGTCCAACTGGCGGCACGAAGTCAGAGCCGAATTCAGCGATGCACAGGAGGCCGCCAAAAAAGCCGGGCAGCCTGACTCAGGCGCGTACGCCGTCGCCGCACTGAGTGAACAAATACGCAAGGACACGTTCCCGTTCCTGCTGGCAGCAGAATTGGGACAATCCTCTCGCCTCGTTCCCGCCTTGGATGCGGCGAGCACGACAAGCGGCCAGAAGGTCACGCTCATCGACCTCTTGGGAAACATGATGTCGATCGAGACCATCCCGCGATTGATCGCAGCACTCAAGGATCCCGATCCGGCCATCGTGCATGCTGCCGCAACCGCGCTAGGAACCATCGGCCATGAAGACGGCATCCCCCCGCTGTTGTCCCTCTACAAATCCAGCACGCCGGAACAGCATCGCGCCGCGGCAGTCGGCCTAGGCCGGCTCGCGCCCTTGCACCCCAACAGTGACATCGTCCCGACGCTCCTGGGAACGCTCCTTCAGGAGCCGGTGCCGACACAGATTATTCTGGTCCGCGCGCTGAGCAAAACGACCGACCGGCGTGCCCTCGATCCCCTCCGATCGTTGAACCGTTCCATACTCACGCAGGCACGCAACGATACGAGTCCCGAGCTCAAAGAACTCAAAGCCACCATACGAACGGCTCTCGATCAGCTCTACGGTCCACACACGGAAGAATAA
- a CDS encoding vanadium-dependent haloperoxidase yields MMSHISKVLVFISVLFALASPQGLSAEGFPGGFDGAFGPKFDSDARPAPPKAKQDSLHGLDRAAAVRNWNQIAIDASGLDHTPVAPGETRVYGEQLGPTRASRAMAIVHLAMYEVVNAVDGSYQSYTGLARARVGTSLNAAIAQAAHDTLVALFPSQALRFDAVLAVDLSGVQEGRTKTDGVALGKGAAAAILAMRADDGSYHGEARMGTEFIPSNEPGRWRQDPISLIPIALGAYWGKVKPFALTQADQFRAPQPPKLGSVEYAAAYNEAKTLGGDGLVTPTTRTAEQTQIGIFWAYDGTPSLCAPPRLYNQLTMRIAQKMGTDTDVVELARLLALVNVAMADAAIAGWESKYTYQYWRPVTGMRESGKNTGPMGLGDGNPFTVGDLTFSPLGAPASNLTGPNFTPPFPAYPSGHAGFGGALFQMLRNFYRTDRIAFTFISDEFNGVTKGNNGVARPVVERSFSSLSQAEEENGRSRIYLGIHWAFDSTEGIKQGNRVADYVFKNLLRPRSGR; encoded by the coding sequence ATGATGTCACACATTAGCAAGGTCTTGGTTTTCATCTCGGTGCTGTTCGCGCTGGCATCCCCGCAAGGGCTTTCTGCGGAGGGATTTCCGGGCGGATTTGACGGCGCGTTCGGCCCGAAGTTCGATTCGGATGCCAGGCCGGCTCCACCAAAGGCGAAGCAGGATTCCCTCCACGGGCTGGATCGAGCCGCCGCCGTCCGTAACTGGAATCAGATTGCCATTGATGCGAGCGGACTCGATCATACCCCGGTCGCGCCGGGGGAGACCCGCGTGTATGGCGAACAGCTTGGGCCGACGCGTGCGAGCCGGGCGATGGCCATCGTCCATCTCGCGATGTATGAAGTCGTGAACGCCGTCGACGGGAGCTATCAGAGCTACACCGGCCTGGCTCGGGCGAGGGTGGGAACGTCGCTCAATGCGGCGATCGCTCAGGCTGCCCACGATACACTTGTCGCGCTCTTTCCTTCGCAAGCGTTGCGATTTGACGCCGTCCTTGCGGTGGATCTGAGCGGGGTTCAGGAGGGCCGCACGAAAACTGACGGAGTCGCGTTAGGGAAGGGTGCGGCAGCGGCTATTCTCGCCATGCGAGCCGATGACGGTTCGTACCACGGGGAAGCGAGAATGGGCACTGAGTTCATCCCGAGTAACGAACCGGGCAGGTGGCGGCAGGACCCCATCAGTCTGATTCCCATCGCGCTGGGTGCCTACTGGGGCAAGGTCAAACCCTTTGCTCTCACGCAAGCAGATCAATTCCGAGCGCCACAGCCACCCAAGCTCGGCAGTGTCGAATATGCCGCTGCCTATAACGAGGCGAAGACACTGGGGGGCGACGGCCTGGTGACTCCCACCACGCGCACGGCAGAGCAAACACAGATCGGTATCTTTTGGGCCTATGACGGCACGCCGAGTTTGTGTGCACCGCCGCGACTCTACAATCAACTGACCATGCGGATTGCACAGAAGATGGGCACGGATACCGATGTGGTGGAACTGGCTCGCCTCCTGGCGCTCGTGAACGTGGCCATGGCAGACGCCGCCATCGCCGGATGGGAGTCAAAATATACGTATCAGTACTGGCGGCCGGTGACCGGCATGCGCGAATCGGGCAAAAATACAGGTCCGATGGGGCTCGGCGATGGTAACCCGTTCACAGTCGGAGACTTGACGTTTTCTCCTCTCGGAGCCCCGGCCAGCAACCTCACGGGGCCGAACTTCACGCCGCCGTTCCCTGCCTATCCCTCCGGCCATGCTGGATTCGGCGGGGCGCTCTTCCAGATGCTGCGGAACTTCTATCGAACCGATCGTATCGCGTTTACCTTTATCTCGGACGAATTCAATGGCGTGACGAAGGGTAATAATGGAGTCGCACGTCCGGTCGTGGAGCGCAGCTTCTCCTCGCTCTCGCAGGCGGAGGAAGAGAATGGCCGAAGCCGCATCTATCTGGGTATCCATTGGGCGTTCGATTCGACCGAGGGAATCAAGCAGGGTAACCGGGTTGCCGACTACGTGTTCAAGAACCTGCTGCGACCGCGGAGTGGACGCTAA
- a CDS encoding macro domain-containing protein, with protein sequence MLKEVTGDILLTKAEALAHGVAPNDNFAHGLALALRERWPAMYKDFRHYSQTYSPKAGELWTWGGVGGVRIVNLLTQEPAVGHGASHPGRATIENVNHCLKALCKAIETEKFKSVALPRLATGVGGLDWKDVKPLVEKHLGQLSIPVYIYSTYQSGVQAEE encoded by the coding sequence ATGTTGAAGGAAGTAACCGGGGATATTTTATTGACCAAGGCAGAGGCGTTGGCGCATGGCGTCGCACCAAACGACAACTTCGCCCATGGGTTAGCCTTGGCGCTTAGAGAGCGATGGCCGGCGATGTATAAAGACTTCCGGCATTATTCTCAGACCTACAGCCCGAAGGCCGGGGAGCTCTGGACCTGGGGCGGTGTCGGTGGTGTTCGCATTGTGAATTTGCTGACCCAGGAGCCTGCTGTCGGTCATGGGGCCAGCCACCCGGGCCGGGCCACCATCGAGAACGTGAACCACTGTCTGAAAGCGTTATGTAAGGCGATCGAGACCGAGAAGTTCAAGAGTGTTGCGCTTCCACGTCTGGCCACTGGTGTGGGCGGGCTCGACTGGAAAGATGTCAAGCCGCTGGTAGAAAAACACCTCGGTCAGCTGTCTATCCCCGTGTATATTTATTCCACATATCAATCCGGGGTCCAGGCAGAGGAATAG
- a CDS encoding universal stress protein has product MHILCAVDGSEYSQWGVQALEALAGREPEEVTLLHVVDPSALQTGRGRNPTAEKRAIAAMEKAGGILLRDAERAARVALGQAATGPRTTFQRTLAHGPLAQTIVRQARRVKADLILMGSRGLSDIRGFLLGSISRQVASIARCSVFVVKQPSPQLRRVTLAVDDSKHSRAAARFLRSRLLPDSATTTILSLAERPLTELAVRYLSKTQVAELERPVLERATKLVSALRDEFLKEGFAVETDVQMDHVIDTIVKQVTATHADLLVIGSRDLSKNERLHLGSVSDSLLRHAPCSVLIVRSARA; this is encoded by the coding sequence ATGCATATTCTTTGTGCCGTGGATGGGTCTGAATATTCACAATGGGGGGTACAAGCACTTGAGGCACTCGCCGGTCGTGAGCCGGAAGAGGTGACACTGCTTCACGTGGTCGATCCATCGGCCCTCCAGACTGGCAGAGGCAGAAATCCCACGGCAGAGAAGCGCGCCATAGCCGCGATGGAGAAGGCCGGTGGCATTCTGCTCCGCGATGCGGAGCGGGCGGCTCGCGTCGCCCTCGGACAGGCCGCAACCGGCCCCCGCACGACCTTCCAGCGCACCTTGGCCCATGGTCCTCTTGCCCAAACGATCGTGCGGCAGGCGCGGCGTGTGAAGGCCGATCTCATCCTCATGGGATCCCGCGGGTTGAGCGACATTCGAGGATTCTTACTGGGAAGTATCTCCCGACAAGTCGCGTCGATCGCCCGCTGCTCCGTCTTCGTCGTGAAACAGCCGAGCCCGCAGTTAAGGCGGGTGACCCTCGCGGTCGATGACTCCAAGCATTCCCGAGCCGCCGCTCGATTTCTTCGATCCCGGTTGCTTCCTGATTCCGCAACAACCACCATCCTCTCCTTGGCCGAGAGACCGCTGACCGAATTGGCCGTTCGCTATTTATCCAAAACCCAGGTCGCCGAACTGGAGCGCCCGGTCCTCGAACGAGCCACGAAACTGGTCTCAGCATTGCGGGATGAGTTCCTGAAAGAAGGCTTCGCCGTCGAAACGGACGTGCAGATGGATCACGTCATCGACACCATCGTCAAACAGGTGACGGCGACGCATGCCGACCTCCTGGTGATCGGGTCGCGCGACCTCTCCAAGAACGAACGGCTCCATCTGGGCAGCGTCTCGGACAGCCTCCTGAGACATGCCCCTTGTTCTGTGTTGATCGTGCGAAGTGCTCGTGCCTGA
- a CDS encoding L,D-transpeptidase has translation MSISVRWSLLKSLITVIVMMVVVLPVSVQADSPHKHRGPCEIHYPSDATVEWDCHVILPGESLETIFGESWNEGARFNRIDRRHAHAGLSIKVPRRIEDLVQFTPLPLFYPPGELDEKFILIDLTEQFLGAYEFGALRFDSPITSGNGRNETPAGEFRLAAAHRQHQSCLYTIEGTDRPYPMNYALRFHVNREGVSYWIHGRDMPGYPASHGCIGLYDETMQQEQYGVPKEPELSDAKRLFEWVLGGEIGDDRVIPLSHGPRVHIIGQAPKSER, from the coding sequence ATGTCTATCTCTGTACGTTGGTCTCTCCTGAAATCACTGATAACCGTGATCGTGATGATGGTCGTGGTCCTTCCTGTTTCTGTGCAAGCCGATTCACCCCACAAACATCGCGGGCCCTGCGAGATCCATTACCCCAGTGACGCCACGGTGGAGTGGGACTGCCATGTCATTCTTCCAGGCGAATCGCTGGAAACGATCTTTGGCGAGTCCTGGAATGAGGGTGCACGATTCAATCGGATTGATCGACGGCATGCGCATGCTGGGCTCTCAATCAAAGTGCCGAGACGGATCGAGGATCTGGTGCAGTTTACGCCGCTCCCGCTGTTCTATCCGCCGGGAGAACTGGACGAGAAATTCATTCTCATCGATTTGACTGAGCAATTTCTCGGGGCCTATGAGTTCGGAGCGCTTCGTTTCGACAGCCCCATTACCTCCGGGAACGGACGGAATGAAACGCCTGCAGGAGAGTTCCGTCTGGCCGCGGCCCACCGGCAGCACCAATCCTGCCTTTATACAATCGAGGGGACGGATCGGCCCTATCCGATGAACTACGCGCTCCGGTTTCATGTGAATCGGGAAGGGGTGTCCTATTGGATTCATGGACGGGACATGCCGGGCTATCCCGCCTCGCACGGCTGCATCGGCCTCTACGATGAGACGATGCAGCAGGAACAGTACGGAGTGCCGAAAGAGCCGGAACTCAGCGATGCAAAACGGTTGTTCGAGTGGGTCTTAGGAGGTGAGATCGGCGATGATCGCGTCATCCCTCTCAGCCACGGCCCCCGCGTTCACATCATCGGTCAGGCGCCAAAGAGCGAGCGATAG